In the genome of Arthrobacter sp. D5-1, one region contains:
- the istB gene encoding IS21-like element helper ATPase IstB, giving the protein MTTRSPISTAPPLPVELEELLRKLRLPHIRRHAPEVVATAKAQRWEPAEVLKALFAEEVAGRERSALATRRAAAGFPTGKTFDAWQPEISSIPAPTQQALRTLEWVHRRENLVVCGPSGTGKTFLLEALGQQAVEQGLKVAWFTLEDLGVLLRRHRADDTVTKAIARILRADLVIVDDIGLLAVAADAAEGLYRLVDAAYEKRSVAISSNLHPSGFDELMPKTLATATVDRLLHHAHVCQTSGDSVRLTQALAGQGVSPLS; this is encoded by the coding sequence ATGACGACGAGGAGCCCCATCAGCACCGCGCCGCCGTTGCCGGTCGAGTTGGAGGAGCTGCTGCGCAAGCTGCGGCTGCCGCACATCCGTCGCCACGCGCCCGAGGTGGTCGCGACCGCGAAGGCCCAACGCTGGGAGCCCGCCGAGGTCCTCAAGGCCCTGTTCGCTGAGGAGGTCGCCGGCCGGGAACGCTCCGCCTTGGCCACGAGGCGGGCGGCCGCAGGGTTCCCGACCGGCAAGACGTTCGATGCGTGGCAGCCCGAGATCTCCTCGATCCCGGCCCCGACCCAGCAGGCGCTGCGGACCTTGGAGTGGGTCCACCGGCGAGAGAACCTCGTGGTCTGCGGGCCATCCGGGACCGGGAAGACGTTCCTGCTCGAAGCGCTCGGACAACAAGCCGTCGAGCAGGGACTCAAGGTCGCCTGGTTCACCCTGGAAGACCTCGGCGTCCTGCTGCGCCGGCACCGTGCGGACGACACCGTCACCAAGGCCATCGCCCGAATCCTGCGGGCCGACCTGGTCATCGTCGATGACATCGGGCTCCTGGCCGTCGCCGCCGACGCCGCCGAAGGCCTCTACCGCCTCGTCGACGCCGCCTATGAGAAGCGCTCGGTCGCGATCAGCTCGAACCTGCACCCGTCCGGGTTCGACGAGCTCATGCCCAAGACGCTGGCCACCGCCACAGTCGACCGGCTGCTCCACCACGCCCACGTCTGCCAGACCAGCGGCGACAGCGTGCGCCTGACCCAGGCACTCGCCGGCCAGGGGGTGAGCCCGTTGAGCTGA
- a CDS encoding RidA family protein — protein MESMTRQNISSGSHLESLRGYSRAVCKGPFVFVGGMTAGSSEGAVGGDDVVAQTRETLTRVESALKEAGASIADVVRTRIFVTNISDFEAVAAVHGEVFGEVRPANALVEVGALALPDLLVEIEADAIIG, from the coding sequence ATGGAGTCGATGACTCGGCAGAATATCTCGTCTGGGTCTCACCTCGAGAGCCTCCGGGGCTACTCGCGGGCCGTCTGCAAGGGGCCGTTTGTGTTTGTTGGTGGGATGACCGCAGGGTCGAGTGAGGGAGCCGTTGGCGGCGACGACGTCGTCGCACAGACGCGTGAGACTCTTACGCGAGTCGAGTCCGCGCTGAAAGAAGCGGGCGCGTCGATCGCGGACGTGGTCCGGACTCGGATCTTCGTCACGAATATCTCGGACTTCGAGGCGGTGGCCGCCGTCCATGGTGAGGTGTTCGGGGAGGTACGGCCAGCGAATGCGCTTGTTGAGGTTGGCGCACTGGCTCTTCCCGACCTACTCGTCGAAATCGAGGCAGACGCCATCATCGGCTAG
- a CDS encoding ABC transporter substrate-binding protein — MAVRRVSAALAVALLIIASIAGCGKDSEGGTTTSNGAPTRLRMQLSWVANAQFAGYMMAKEQGFYEDANLDVDLLYGGPNVNNVQQLTSGQADLTVDRVSTLFLSRDKGIPIKGIAEFDQKSGFWLVAKKSSGINSPDDLVGQKVGIFADDEFQADALLTAMGVDPSDVKTFYQGFTMDPWLNDEYPVAEMTSFGQLQEVYHAGYTDKDLVFFKPSDYDVGILHGCLIANESAIQSSPDALTAFVEATMKGWTYAFAHPDEAVDAILAEEPSASRPVETSALDAMKDVLWDGDTPPDNWGQIPMDNYEETAKILEDGDYVDHPIDVEKSVDLTIAP, encoded by the coding sequence ATGGCAGTTCGACGGGTTTCAGCCGCGCTCGCGGTCGCACTCCTGATCATTGCCTCCATCGCGGGATGCGGCAAGGACAGCGAAGGCGGCACCACCACATCAAACGGCGCGCCGACGAGGCTACGGATGCAGCTGAGCTGGGTGGCGAACGCACAGTTCGCTGGATACATGATGGCTAAGGAGCAGGGCTTCTACGAGGACGCAAACCTGGATGTAGACCTTCTCTACGGCGGGCCGAACGTCAACAACGTTCAGCAACTGACCAGCGGTCAGGCCGACCTCACCGTCGACCGCGTCAGCACCCTCTTCCTGTCGCGTGACAAGGGCATCCCGATCAAGGGCATCGCGGAGTTCGATCAGAAGTCCGGATTCTGGCTCGTGGCCAAGAAGAGCAGCGGAATCAACTCACCTGATGACCTTGTCGGGCAGAAGGTAGGAATCTTCGCAGACGACGAGTTCCAGGCCGACGCCCTCCTCACAGCGATGGGCGTCGACCCCAGCGATGTTAAGACGTTCTACCAGGGATTCACGATGGATCCGTGGCTCAACGACGAGTACCCCGTCGCAGAGATGACATCGTTTGGGCAGCTCCAGGAGGTCTATCACGCTGGTTACACAGACAAGGACCTTGTCTTCTTCAAGCCTTCTGACTATGACGTCGGCATTCTCCACGGGTGCCTGATCGCCAACGAGAGCGCCATCCAGTCCAGCCCCGACGCGCTCACCGCTTTCGTCGAGGCAACGATGAAGGGGTGGACCTACGCCTTCGCGCATCCCGACGAGGCTGTTGACGCCATCCTCGCAGAGGAGCCCAGCGCCAGCCGACCAGTCGAAACCTCTGCGCTGGACGCGATGAAGGACGTCCTCTGGGATGGAGACACGCCTCCAGACAACTGGGGCCAGATTCCCATGGACAACTACGAGGAAACGGCCAAGATTCTTGAGGACGGCGACTACGTCGACCACCCGATCGACGTCGAGAAGTCGGTGGATCTGACCATCGCGCCGTGA
- a CDS encoding amidohydrolase produces the protein MILIRGLTRVITFDDQERELEDADILIDGPKIVAVGKDLSDRSVSRTIDGRGMIALPGLINSHQHLFEGAMRAIPQLERVTMASWLEGVLTRSTGWWRDGKFGPDVIREVARAVLLQSLLGGITTVADQHPFFPGATADSYVDSYIDATIEAATDLGIRFHAARSSMTLGKSEGGFCDDLFVEPVDRVVQHCLGLIDQYHEPEPFGMVRIALGPCGVPYDKPELFEAFAQMAADYDVRLHTHFYEPLDAGMSDHLYGMTPWRFLEKHGWASDRVWLAHAVVPPREEIPEFADAGVAIAHLIAPDLRLGWGLAPIREYLDAGITVGFGTTGSASNDGGNLLGDLRLAALAHRPADPNEPEKWLSARELLRMATRGSAECLGRPDLGVLEEGRAADIACWRLDGVDRVGVHDPAIGLIMTGLSDRASLVVVNGQVLVENERPVLADLERIVANTTALIPKNL, from the coding sequence ATGATCCTGATCCGCGGACTGACACGTGTCATCACTTTCGACGATCAAGAACGCGAGTTGGAAGACGCCGACATTCTGATCGACGGGCCGAAGATCGTCGCCGTCGGAAAGGACCTGTCGGATCGCAGCGTTTCACGGACAATCGACGGGCGTGGAATGATTGCGCTGCCAGGTCTCATCAACTCGCACCAGCACCTGTTCGAAGGCGCAATGCGGGCGATTCCCCAACTCGAGCGGGTCACGATGGCCAGTTGGCTCGAAGGCGTCCTGACCAGAAGCACAGGATGGTGGCGCGACGGGAAGTTCGGTCCAGATGTCATCCGGGAGGTTGCGCGCGCCGTCCTCCTCCAGTCGCTCCTCGGTGGCATCACCACGGTCGCCGACCAGCACCCATTCTTCCCCGGTGCCACGGCCGATAGCTATGTCGATAGCTATATCGACGCAACCATCGAGGCCGCCACCGACCTCGGGATCCGGTTCCATGCGGCAAGGTCATCGATGACGCTCGGCAAGAGCGAAGGTGGCTTCTGCGACGACCTGTTCGTCGAGCCCGTCGACAGAGTCGTCCAGCACTGTCTGGGTCTCATCGACCAGTACCACGAGCCGGAACCGTTTGGAATGGTTCGAATCGCTCTTGGACCCTGCGGCGTCCCCTACGACAAGCCCGAACTCTTCGAAGCGTTCGCACAGATGGCGGCGGACTACGACGTGCGCCTCCACACCCACTTCTACGAACCGCTCGACGCGGGAATGAGCGACCACCTCTACGGTATGACGCCGTGGCGTTTCCTTGAGAAGCACGGCTGGGCCAGCGACCGAGTATGGCTGGCTCACGCTGTGGTACCTCCACGGGAGGAGATCCCCGAGTTCGCCGACGCAGGCGTCGCGATCGCGCATCTCATTGCGCCGGACCTTCGGTTGGGCTGGGGACTCGCGCCTATCCGGGAATACCTCGACGCCGGAATCACGGTTGGGTTTGGAACGACCGGGTCCGCCAGCAACGATGGCGGGAACCTGCTTGGCGATCTGCGCCTGGCTGCGCTGGCGCACCGCCCCGCTGACCCCAACGAGCCCGAGAAGTGGCTGTCGGCACGCGAGCTGCTCCGAATGGCAACCAGGGGATCAGCGGAGTGCCTCGGCAGGCCCGACCTGGGCGTCCTCGAGGAGGGTCGTGCTGCGGACATCGCCTGTTGGCGCCTCGATGGAGTCGACCGGGTTGGTGTGCACGACCCGGCGATCGGCCTGATCATGACTGGTCTTTCAGACCGGGCAAGCCTGGTGGTCGTGAATGGTCAGGTGCTCGTCGAGAACGAACGACCCGTTCTGGCAGATCTCGAACGCATCGTCGCGAATACGACAGCACTCATTCCCAAGAACTTGTAG
- a CDS encoding DUF6668 family protein codes for MSDPLNPWLSRPTTPPPTEAAPIAAVPDTFGPVAPQRGIPAPDRVDQLPIYDRNTTAALWWVGAHGGAGESTLAALMPGSQAAGHSWPRTASTTPARTVLVARSDARGLRAAQAAMRQWAAGLVPSVEVLGLVVMADAPGRLPRSLRDLMQVVSGGVPRTWSVPWVDAWRVGEPPALSSSPREAQRLVDELTAILGAAGTSN; via the coding sequence ATGAGCGACCCGCTCAACCCGTGGCTTTCTCGGCCGACGACGCCGCCGCCTACCGAGGCGGCCCCGATCGCGGCCGTGCCCGACACGTTCGGCCCGGTGGCTCCGCAGCGAGGAATCCCCGCACCGGATCGCGTCGACCAGCTGCCGATCTACGACCGCAACACCACGGCTGCGCTGTGGTGGGTAGGCGCACACGGCGGCGCGGGAGAGTCCACGCTGGCGGCGCTGATGCCGGGCTCGCAGGCGGCGGGCCACTCGTGGCCGCGCACCGCCTCCACGACGCCCGCACGGACGGTTCTCGTCGCCCGCTCAGACGCTCGCGGGTTGCGCGCGGCGCAGGCCGCGATGCGGCAGTGGGCCGCGGGCCTCGTCCCGTCTGTTGAAGTCTTGGGCCTGGTCGTCATGGCTGACGCACCTGGTCGACTGCCTCGCTCGTTGCGCGACCTGATGCAGGTCGTCAGCGGGGGAGTCCCGCGCACCTGGTCGGTGCCGTGGGTCGATGCATGGCGCGTGGGAGAGCCGCCGGCTCTCTCATCTTCTCCGCGCGAAGCTCAGCGTCTCGTCGACGAGCTGACCGCAATCCTCGGTGCCGCCGGCACCTCGAACTGA
- a CDS encoding helix-turn-helix domain-containing protein, with protein MEPTGGLTVSSDSGACDALDRLFEQSPPTLGPTEVAERLGVSNKSVYTWLREGLIPGYKVGSTWFIIRDELKDTLRRGANVPRDTGPVVVINSERHEGD; from the coding sequence GTGGAGCCAACAGGAGGTCTCACCGTGAGCAGCGACAGCGGTGCGTGTGACGCGCTCGATCGCCTATTCGAGCAGAGCCCTCCGACCCTCGGCCCCACCGAAGTAGCAGAACGACTCGGAGTCTCTAACAAGAGCGTGTACACGTGGCTCCGCGAGGGACTGATCCCCGGCTACAAGGTCGGCTCGACGTGGTTCATCATCCGCGACGAGCTGAAAGACACCTTGCGCCGGGGTGCGAATGTCCCTCGCGACACCGGCCCGGTCGTCGTCATCAACTCAGAACGGCACGAAGGGGACTGA
- a CDS encoding calcium:proton antiporter, which produces MVRFLLDKWFVAVPILACILLLLTWGQALAPLLVVAVAVVLIGAVLSAVHHAEVIAHRVGEPFGSLILAVAVTVIEVALILTLMLSGGPESRSLARDTVFAAVMITVNGIVGLSLLVGALRHGLARFNPEGTGAALAVVATLSTMTLVLPAFTTAQPGPTFSAAQLGFAAVASLVLYASFVMTQTVRHRDFFLPVTTVPGAPPDQEHATPPSKRSALTSLILLVAALVAVVGLAKTISPVIEAAVSAAGIPQSFVGVVIALLVLLPEGLAATRAALRDRMQISLNLGYGSAIASIGLTIPAIAVAMIWLEGPLTLGLEPTQMVLLALTIIVGALTVAPGRATRLQGTIHLILFAAFIFLSINP; this is translated from the coding sequence TTGGTCCGTTTCCTGCTGGATAAATGGTTCGTAGCGGTTCCGATCCTTGCATGCATTCTGCTTCTGTTGACCTGGGGACAGGCATTGGCTCCGTTGCTTGTCGTGGCTGTGGCGGTGGTGTTGATCGGAGCGGTCCTTTCCGCTGTTCATCATGCTGAAGTCATCGCACACCGCGTGGGGGAACCTTTCGGGTCCCTGATTCTGGCCGTTGCGGTGACGGTTATCGAGGTCGCACTGATCCTTACCCTGATGCTCTCGGGTGGACCGGAAAGCCGTTCGCTTGCGAGGGACACAGTTTTCGCAGCCGTGATGATTACCGTCAACGGCATTGTAGGTTTGTCACTTCTGGTTGGGGCGCTGCGGCACGGGTTGGCCCGGTTCAATCCCGAAGGCACCGGCGCAGCATTGGCGGTCGTCGCGACGTTATCAACGATGACCCTGGTGCTTCCCGCATTCACTACCGCCCAGCCCGGTCCGACATTTTCGGCCGCGCAACTCGGTTTCGCCGCCGTCGCCTCACTGGTTCTCTACGCGTCATTCGTGATGACACAGACAGTGCGCCACCGCGATTTCTTCCTTCCCGTGACCACTGTCCCAGGAGCGCCCCCCGACCAGGAACATGCAACGCCCCCGTCAAAACGGTCGGCCCTGACAAGCCTCATCCTGCTCGTCGCAGCACTGGTGGCGGTTGTTGGCCTCGCCAAGACAATCTCACCGGTGATCGAAGCTGCAGTGTCGGCGGCCGGCATCCCCCAATCATTCGTCGGGGTGGTCATTGCCCTGCTGGTGCTGCTGCCCGAGGGGCTGGCCGCCACCCGCGCTGCGCTGCGGGACCGAATGCAGATTAGCCTCAACCTCGGCTACGGTTCGGCGATCGCCAGCATCGGTCTGACCATCCCGGCGATCGCCGTGGCAATGATCTGGTTGGAAGGACCCCTCACACTCGGGCTCGAACCGACACAAATGGTTCTGCTTGCCCTCACCATCATCGTGGGGGCACTGACAGTGGCACCAGGCCGCGCCACAAGACTCCAAGGCACCATACATCTGATCCTCTTCGCCGCCTTTATCTTCCTCTCCATAAACCCCTGA
- a CDS encoding TerC family protein, with product MQVTPMIWLITIAVTILFFVYEFFAHVRKPHEPSIAESARWSAFYIGLALLFGVGIGTVSGWTFGGEYFAGYLTEKALSIDNLFVFLIVMAGFAVPKKYQQKVLMIGIIIALILRGGFIAVGAALIENFSWVFYIFGALLLVLAYRQAFSSHESNPADGKFMTLVRRVLPVTDEYHQDKLTVMQGGKRFITPMLLTIIAIGFVDLIFAVDSIPAIYGLTNEAYIVFTANAFALMGLRQLFFLIGGLLERLVYLAQGLAVILAFIGVKLVFHALHVNELPFINDGQPLLWVPEIPIWLSLLFITATIVVATAASLLKTRGNENKEDRRQMHGEPVTTAGPHDRDEDPDKTFTANISK from the coding sequence ATGCAGGTCACACCTATGATCTGGCTCATCACGATTGCCGTGACGATCCTGTTCTTCGTCTACGAGTTCTTCGCCCACGTCCGTAAACCCCACGAGCCGTCCATCGCAGAATCGGCCCGCTGGTCCGCGTTCTACATCGGCCTCGCACTACTGTTCGGGGTGGGGATCGGCACGGTCTCGGGATGGACGTTCGGCGGCGAGTACTTCGCCGGCTACCTCACCGAGAAGGCACTGTCGATCGACAACCTGTTCGTCTTCCTCATCGTAATGGCCGGATTCGCAGTACCGAAGAAGTACCAGCAGAAGGTCCTGATGATCGGGATCATCATCGCACTGATCCTGCGCGGCGGGTTCATCGCCGTCGGAGCGGCCCTGATCGAAAACTTCTCCTGGGTCTTCTACATCTTCGGCGCCCTCCTCCTCGTCCTGGCCTACCGGCAAGCCTTCAGCAGCCACGAGTCCAACCCCGCTGACGGTAAGTTCATGACACTTGTCCGCCGGGTCCTGCCCGTCACTGACGAGTATCACCAGGACAAGCTCACCGTCATGCAGGGCGGGAAGCGTTTCATCACGCCGATGCTGCTCACAATCATTGCGATCGGTTTCGTGGACCTCATCTTCGCCGTCGACTCAATCCCTGCGATCTACGGCCTGACCAACGAGGCCTACATCGTCTTCACCGCCAACGCGTTCGCGCTGATGGGTCTGCGTCAGTTGTTCTTCCTCATCGGAGGCCTGCTCGAGCGTCTGGTCTACCTCGCCCAGGGGCTGGCCGTTATCCTCGCCTTCATCGGCGTGAAGCTCGTCTTCCACGCCCTGCACGTCAACGAGCTCCCCTTCATCAACGACGGGCAACCGCTCCTGTGGGTGCCGGAGATCCCCATCTGGCTCTCGCTGCTCTTCATCACCGCCACCATCGTCGTAGCGACCGCCGCGAGTCTGCTCAAGACCCGAGGCAACGAGAACAAGGAAGACCGCAGACAGATGCACGGCGAACCGGTGACCACCGCTGGCCCGCACGACCGGGACGAGGATCCCGATAAGACGTTCACTGCAAACATCTCAAAATGA
- a CDS encoding TerC family protein, which produces MELAFELTPDLAIAFVTLFILEIVLGVDNVIFISILASKLPVEQQAKARNLGLTLGMLMRVVLLFAASWIISLTEDLFELFGMGFSGRDLILLFGGLFLVYKAVREIHEKLEGTESHGMGGAKAATFGAVLGQIIILDMVFSFDSVITAVGMVDNLLVIIVAVLSSFTIMLFSAKYIFAFVNRHPTVKMLALAFLVLIGVFLIADGFEVKIDKALIYGPMAFAIAVEALNLAAKRRQEKRMGKPIDPVHLRHAYTKADDRAAIAAATARGPEAGDVHLSRKPVTGRIIDEDGHQEPAGLG; this is translated from the coding sequence ATGGAACTGGCATTCGAGCTGACACCCGATTTGGCCATTGCGTTTGTGACCCTGTTCATCCTGGAGATCGTCCTGGGCGTGGACAACGTCATCTTCATCTCCATCCTGGCGAGCAAGCTTCCGGTGGAGCAGCAGGCCAAGGCCCGCAACCTCGGGTTGACGCTCGGCATGCTGATGCGGGTCGTCCTGTTGTTCGCAGCCTCCTGGATCATCTCCCTCACCGAGGATCTCTTCGAACTCTTCGGGATGGGGTTTTCCGGACGGGATCTGATCCTGCTGTTCGGCGGTTTGTTCCTGGTCTATAAAGCGGTACGGGAGATCCACGAGAAGCTCGAGGGTACCGAATCCCATGGCATGGGTGGGGCGAAGGCCGCCACGTTCGGTGCCGTGCTGGGGCAGATCATTATCCTGGACATGGTCTTCTCCTTTGACTCGGTGATCACCGCCGTCGGGATGGTGGACAATCTGCTGGTCATCATCGTCGCGGTGTTGTCCTCCTTTACCATCATGCTCTTCTCCGCGAAGTACATCTTCGCCTTCGTCAACCGGCATCCCACCGTGAAGATGCTCGCGCTGGCCTTCCTGGTGCTGATCGGGGTGTTCCTGATCGCCGACGGGTTCGAGGTCAAGATCGACAAGGCGCTCATCTACGGCCCGATGGCGTTCGCCATCGCCGTGGAAGCACTGAACCTGGCAGCCAAGCGGCGGCAGGAAAAACGCATGGGCAAGCCCATCGACCCTGTCCATCTGCGCCACGCCTACACAAAAGCAGATGACCGCGCCGCCATCGCCGCCGCAACAGCCCGCGGGCCCGAAGCCGGCGACGTCCACCTGTCCCGCAAACCGGTCACCGGCCGCATCATCGACGAGGACGGACACCAGGAACCTGCCGGGCTGGGATGA
- a CDS encoding hemolysin family protein, whose product MEVASILVGLLLIVGCGLFVAAEFSLITVNRNTVREAADSGDKKSVGVLKAMNTLSTQLSGAQLGITLTNLGIGFLAEPAIAALIVGPLMDAGLAAPVARSASVVLALILATLLTMVFGELVPKNLAIAKPLATARATAGFQRGFSTATGPLLRFFNGTANKLVRALGIEPQEELASARSPEELAFLVRHSARQGILPEETADLVQRSFAFGSRRAHDAMTPRTRMVTLAPEQSVQEMLQTAAETGHSRFPVMKSGSHEVLGIVHVRRGLAVAFSDREQTALADVMDKPTLIPDTVELDDLMDTLRAGGLQMAVLIDETGDIAGLITLEDLVEELVGEVVDEHDPQDGTSERLPFGLWRLDGALRPDEATAILGHTVPEGTEYDTLAGLVTLELGHIARPGDAIQIATEQSHGHPAATVELRVEEMDGARIAKILATASPRNDETEER is encoded by the coding sequence GTGGAAGTAGCCTCAATCCTCGTCGGCCTATTACTGATCGTCGGCTGCGGTTTGTTTGTCGCCGCAGAATTCTCGCTGATCACCGTTAACCGGAACACGGTCAGGGAAGCCGCCGATTCCGGCGACAAGAAGTCCGTGGGCGTGCTCAAGGCGATGAACACGCTCTCGACCCAGTTATCGGGTGCCCAGCTGGGAATCACACTTACAAACCTCGGCATCGGTTTTCTGGCCGAGCCCGCAATTGCCGCCCTCATCGTCGGTCCGCTGATGGACGCCGGCCTCGCGGCCCCGGTGGCACGCTCTGCCTCGGTGGTCCTCGCCCTGATCCTGGCAACACTGCTGACCATGGTCTTCGGCGAACTCGTACCGAAAAACCTGGCCATCGCAAAGCCCTTGGCGACCGCGCGGGCCACCGCCGGCTTCCAGCGGGGCTTCAGTACCGCGACGGGACCGCTGCTGCGCTTTTTCAACGGCACCGCGAACAAGCTGGTCCGCGCCCTCGGCATCGAACCTCAGGAAGAACTCGCTTCGGCGCGCTCCCCCGAGGAACTCGCCTTCCTCGTGCGGCACTCGGCCCGGCAGGGCATCCTCCCCGAGGAGACCGCCGACCTGGTCCAGCGGTCATTCGCCTTCGGGTCCCGCCGCGCTCACGATGCCATGACACCGCGCACCCGGATGGTCACGCTGGCGCCGGAGCAAAGCGTCCAGGAAATGCTGCAGACCGCCGCCGAAACCGGACATTCACGGTTCCCGGTGATGAAGTCCGGCTCCCATGAGGTGCTGGGCATCGTGCACGTCCGACGGGGACTGGCAGTGGCCTTTTCCGACCGCGAGCAGACAGCTCTCGCCGATGTCATGGACAAACCCACCCTCATACCCGACACCGTCGAGCTCGATGACCTGATGGACACGCTTCGAGCCGGCGGGCTGCAGATGGCGGTCCTGATCGATGAAACAGGCGACATCGCCGGGCTGATCACCCTCGAGGACCTCGTCGAGGAACTGGTCGGCGAGGTCGTGGACGAACACGACCCTCAGGACGGCACGAGCGAACGGCTACCCTTCGGTCTCTGGCGTCTCGACGGCGCGCTGCGCCCCGACGAGGCGACAGCGATCCTGGGCCACACGGTGCCCGAGGGGACGGAGTACGACACTCTGGCCGGCCTGGTCACGCTTGAGCTGGGGCATATCGCCCGGCCCGGCGATGCCATTCAGATCGCCACGGAGCAGTCCCACGGCCACCCGGCGGCAACCGTTGAACTGCGCGTGGAGGAAATGGACGGGGCACGCATCGCCAAAATCCTGGCCACCGCCAGCCCCCGCAACGACGAAACAGAGGAACGCTAG
- a CDS encoding hemolysin family protein, with the protein MDTAGIILTIVLLAANFFFVGAEFSLIAARRSIIEPLAQQGGRSARITLWAIENVSLMMAGAQLGITVCSLALGYVTKPMVVYALEGPFEAWGVPDGWIDPIAYAVALSVVTYLHVVLGEMVPKNIALAGPERMALVLGPVLVVVVRILQPLLWLMNSMGNGILRLFKVEPKNEVASAFTRDEVAGLVEESREGGLLDKQDERLLLGALTFEERSVESIVIPLDKVTTLPHGCTPDQIEQIAANGFSRFPVQALTGELTGYVHVKDLLGLGAADRNHPLPTHRIRDLPRVHLDDGLRVSLRRMQREGAHLALATDEGGRPYGIVTLEDMLEELVGQIRDNSRASRTAAPRTA; encoded by the coding sequence GTGGATACCGCCGGGATTATTCTGACCATCGTCCTGCTCGCCGCGAACTTCTTCTTCGTCGGGGCCGAGTTTTCCCTCATCGCCGCGCGGCGAAGCATCATCGAACCGTTGGCCCAACAGGGCGGGCGGTCCGCCCGGATCACCCTGTGGGCCATCGAAAACGTTTCTCTGATGATGGCCGGCGCCCAGCTCGGAATCACCGTCTGTTCCCTCGCCCTGGGCTACGTCACCAAACCCATGGTCGTCTACGCCCTGGAGGGGCCCTTCGAAGCATGGGGCGTCCCGGATGGCTGGATCGACCCGATCGCGTACGCCGTCGCCCTGTCCGTGGTGACCTACCTGCATGTCGTGCTCGGCGAGATGGTGCCGAAGAACATCGCCCTGGCCGGCCCGGAACGAATGGCTCTGGTCCTCGGACCGGTCCTGGTCGTCGTCGTGCGCATCCTGCAGCCGCTCCTGTGGCTGATGAACTCCATGGGTAACGGGATTCTGCGCCTGTTCAAGGTCGAACCGAAGAACGAAGTGGCCAGCGCCTTCACACGGGACGAAGTAGCGGGCCTGGTCGAGGAATCCCGCGAAGGCGGCCTGCTGGACAAACAGGACGAACGCCTCCTCCTCGGAGCCCTCACCTTCGAGGAACGCTCCGTGGAAAGTATCGTGATTCCCCTGGATAAGGTCACCACGCTGCCGCACGGGTGCACCCCGGACCAGATCGAACAGATTGCCGCCAACGGCTTCTCCCGTTTCCCCGTCCAGGCACTGACCGGTGAACTCACAGGCTACGTGCATGTCAAGGACCTCCTCGGCCTGGGCGCCGCGGACCGCAATCATCCACTGCCGACACACCGCATCCGGGATCTGCCCCGCGTGCATCTGGACGACGGCCTCCGCGTCTCCCTGCGCCGCATGCAGCGCGAAGGAGCCCACCTGGCCCTCGCCACCGACGAGGGCGGGAGACCCTACGGCATCGTCACCCTGGAGGACATGCTCGAGGAACTCGTGGGCCAGATCCGCGACAACAGCCGGGCATCCAGGACCGCCGCGCCCAGAACGGCTTAG